The Flavobacteriales bacterium genome has a window encoding:
- a CDS encoding electron transfer flavoprotein beta subunit/FixA family protein: protein MKFLVCISKVPDTTSRIAFTDNDTAFDEKDVQFIINPYDEWYALVRALELKEAHGGSVTTITVGDASNDAIIRKALAIGADDAVRIDTEAKDPAYTAQQIADYAKDKGYDIILCGKETIDYNGSQVGGMVAELLDIPY from the coding sequence ATGAAATTTTTGGTCTGCATCAGCAAGGTCCCCGATACCACATCACGGATAGCCTTCACCGACAACGATACCGCCTTTGATGAAAAGGACGTGCAGTTCATCATCAACCCCTATGATGAGTGGTATGCCTTGGTAAGGGCACTGGAACTGAAAGAAGCGCATGGAGGTAGCGTAACTACCATCACGGTGGGTGATGCGAGCAACGATGCTATCATCCGTAAGGCCTTGGCCATCGGTGCGGATGATGCTGTGCGGATCGATACAGAGGCTAAAGACCCGGCTTACACGGCTCAGCAGATCGCTGACTATGCGAAGGATAAGGGCTACGATATCATTCTCTGCGGAAAGGAGACCATCGATTATAATGGTTCTCAAGTAGGTGGAATGGTCGCAGAACTGCTCGACATCCCCTACAT